One genomic region from Halococcus qingdaonensis encodes:
- a CDS encoding TrkH family potassium uptake protein, with protein sequence MAVRVDVRTSASLLGTVLQALAVPLAVLVGVAALYGDSLLPFLVPTALTLTVGTGLQRFERTAPGPREAFLLVALAWLAVALVGTVPFVLTGAGVFASPVNALFESMSGITTTGATVITDFGLHSRSILLWRSVLQWLGGLGILVLAVGLLSELSVSGAQLMETETQTQDVTKLAPKIAETARLLGGIYTGLTGLMVVVLLVLAFGGLAPALSLYDAVAHALTAVSTAGFSPEAASIGAFSPAVQWATIPFMFVGATNFVLLYYLLQGDPSRLRASEEFRFYLAIVLGATALVAISLFVNDRFGTVEMTLRHALFQVVSIVTTTGYATVDFDLWSPLSRHVLFVGMFVGGMAGSTTCSIKTVRWLVVLKAFRRDLFTAIHPEAIRPVRLTGSPVEESTIRDIYTYTLVSVVIFALLTVFVVVDTTWSAAALSEFEAMGAAASTFLNIGPAFGFAGPYGSYAGFPVATKLVMTILMWIGRIEIVPVLVLFTRAFWRS encoded by the coding sequence ATGGCGGTTCGGGTCGACGTCCGCACGAGCGCGAGCCTTCTCGGCACCGTGCTCCAGGCGCTTGCCGTCCCGCTTGCCGTGCTCGTCGGCGTGGCCGCCCTCTACGGCGACTCGCTGCTCCCGTTTCTCGTGCCAACAGCACTCACCCTTACGGTCGGCACCGGTCTGCAACGCTTCGAGCGCACGGCTCCCGGCCCGCGCGAGGCGTTCCTCCTGGTCGCGCTCGCGTGGCTCGCGGTCGCACTCGTCGGCACCGTTCCCTTCGTTCTCACCGGTGCGGGCGTGTTCGCCAGCCCGGTGAACGCCCTCTTCGAGTCGATGAGCGGCATCACGACCACTGGTGCAACCGTCATCACCGATTTCGGTCTGCACTCGCGATCGATCCTGCTCTGGCGCAGCGTCCTCCAGTGGCTCGGCGGTCTCGGCATTCTGGTGCTCGCCGTCGGGCTGCTCTCGGAGCTGTCGGTCAGCGGCGCACAGCTGATGGAGACCGAAACCCAGACACAGGACGTCACCAAGCTCGCACCGAAGATCGCCGAGACCGCACGCCTGCTCGGCGGCATCTACACCGGACTCACCGGGCTGATGGTCGTCGTCCTGCTCGTGCTGGCGTTCGGTGGTCTCGCACCGGCGCTGTCGCTGTACGACGCGGTCGCACACGCACTCACCGCCGTCTCGACGGCCGGCTTCTCGCCGGAGGCCGCGAGCATCGGCGCGTTCTCGCCGGCCGTCCAGTGGGCGACGATCCCCTTCATGTTCGTCGGCGCGACCAACTTCGTCCTGCTCTACTATCTCCTGCAGGGCGATCCGAGTCGCCTGCGAGCGAGCGAGGAGTTCCGGTTCTATCTCGCGATCGTCCTCGGCGCGACCGCGCTGGTGGCGATCTCGCTGTTCGTCAACGATCGCTTCGGGACCGTCGAGATGACGCTGCGCCACGCGCTCTTTCAGGTGGTCTCGATCGTCACGACGACGGGCTACGCGACGGTCGATTTCGACCTGTGGTCGCCGCTGTCGCGCCACGTCCTCTTCGTCGGGATGTTCGTCGGCGGGATGGCCGGCTCGACGACCTGCTCGATCAAGACCGTGCGCTGGCTGGTCGTCCTGAAGGCGTTCCGACGCGACCTCTTCACCGCCATCCATCCGGAGGCGATCCGGCCGGTACGCCTGACCGGATCGCCGGTCGAGGAGAGCACCATCCGCGATATCTACACCTACACGCTCGTGAGCGTCGTGATCTTCGCGCTGCTGACGGTGTTCGTCGTCGTCGACACCACGTGGTCGGCTGCCGCTCTCAGCGAGTTCGAGGCGATGGGTGCGGCAGCCTCGACGTTTCTCAATATCGGCCCGGCCTTCGGCTTCGCCGGCCCCTACGGTAGCTACGCGGGCTTTCCCGTCGCGACGAAGCTCGTCATGACGATACTGATGTGGATCGGGCGCATCGAGATCGTCCCCGTGCTCGTGCTCTTTACGCGCGCGTTCTGGCGATCGTAG
- a CDS encoding TrkH family potassium uptake protein: MASKWSSSRLRVDWRTSIGLVGTVVKYLSATLLIPLAVALFYGRDVLTFAVAFVITVIVGLALERVEPEPDLGTREGFLMVALTWLVVALVGTVPYLLAGMGTGSTLAHPINALFESMSGFTTTGATMMGEISFTQHSHALLLWRQLTQWLGGMGIVVLAVAILPELSVGGAQLMDAEAPGPGIEKLTPRIAETARVLWLVYLGFTVLEMVLLYGLHLGGLAPNMELFNAVSHALTTLPTGGFSPEARSIEAFSAAVQWLIIPFMIAAGANFALFWHALTGNPEKLTEDTEFRSYVGVIGVLTAVIAGLLFTGAGIETVTDAVPPIIGQIEDALRHALFNIVSIITTTGYANMDFTTWSAPAKTILLFAMFIGGSAGSTGSAIKIIRWVVIVKSLRRELFTTVHPEAVSPVRLAGRVIDERAIRGIYAFTLLYIGLFALASLLIVIDSWRVGYTISTLEATSAIASTLGNVGPGFGAVGPMNNYLAFPASSKLLMTFLMWIGRLEILPVLVLLTPSYWRT; the protein is encoded by the coding sequence GTGGCTTCGAAGTGGTCGTCGAGTCGGCTGCGCGTCGATTGGCGAACGAGCATCGGTCTCGTCGGCACGGTCGTGAAGTATCTCTCGGCGACCCTGCTCATTCCGCTCGCGGTGGCGCTTTTCTACGGCCGTGACGTGCTGACGTTCGCCGTCGCGTTCGTCATCACCGTGATCGTCGGACTGGCGCTCGAACGCGTCGAACCCGAGCCCGATCTCGGCACGCGCGAGGGGTTCCTGATGGTCGCGCTCACGTGGCTCGTCGTCGCGCTCGTCGGTACCGTCCCCTATCTCCTCGCGGGGATGGGCACCGGATCGACGCTCGCCCACCCGATCAACGCCCTCTTCGAGTCGATGAGCGGGTTCACGACGACCGGCGCGACGATGATGGGCGAGATATCGTTTACTCAGCACTCACACGCCCTCCTGCTCTGGCGACAGCTCACCCAGTGGCTCGGCGGCATGGGGATCGTCGTGCTCGCGGTCGCGATCCTCCCCGAACTCTCGGTCGGTGGCGCACAGCTGATGGACGCCGAAGCGCCCGGCCCCGGCATCGAGAAACTCACCCCGCGCATCGCCGAGACCGCACGCGTGCTCTGGCTGGTCTATCTCGGCTTCACCGTCCTCGAAATGGTGCTGCTCTACGGGCTCCATCTCGGCGGTCTCGCGCCGAACATGGAGCTGTTCAACGCCGTCTCGCACGCGCTGACGACGCTTCCCACGGGCGGGTTCTCGCCGGAAGCCCGCTCGATCGAAGCGTTCTCGGCGGCCGTCCAGTGGCTCATCATCCCGTTCATGATCGCCGCCGGTGCCAACTTCGCGCTGTTCTGGCACGCGCTCACCGGCAACCCGGAGAAACTGACAGAGGACACCGAGTTCCGGTCGTACGTCGGCGTCATCGGAGTGCTGACGGCCGTCATCGCGGGCCTCCTCTTCACCGGTGCCGGCATCGAAACCGTCACCGACGCCGTCCCACCCATCATCGGACAGATCGAGGACGCGCTGCGTCATGCCCTGTTCAACATCGTCTCCATCATCACGACCACCGGCTACGCCAACATGGACTTCACCACGTGGAGCGCACCAGCGAAGACGATCCTCCTCTTCGCGATGTTCATCGGCGGCTCGGCCGGCTCGACCGGCAGTGCGATCAAGATCATCCGCTGGGTGGTCATCGTCAAATCCCTCCGGCGCGAACTGTTTACGACCGTGCACCCCGAAGCGGTGTCGCCCGTCCGACTCGCCGGCCGCGTCATCGACGAGCGCGCCATCCGTGGCATCTACGCCTTCACGCTGCTCTACATCGGCCTCTTCGCCCTCGCCAGTCTCTTGATCGTCATCGACTCCTGGCGCGTCGGCTACACCATCTCCACACTCGAAGCCACGAGCGCCATCGCCTCGACCCTCGGCAACGTCGGCCCCGGCTTCGGCGCTGTCGGCCCGATGAACAACTACCTCGCCTTCCCGGCCAGCTCGAAACTGCTCATGACGTTCCTGATGTGGATCGGTCGGCTCGAAATCCTGCCCGTGCTCGTGCTGCTCACACCGTCCTACTGGCGTACCTAA
- a CDS encoding PINc/VapC family ATPase: MTIVPDTSAVIDGRVSERAASGGLSGETVAIPEAVVAELEAQANDGQETGWEGLDELQRLADLADDGEIEIEYIGRRPEASERHSANEGSVDALIRDLAAEHEATLLTSDEVQGEVARATGLAVEYVEPEIREVETLSIEEFFDDETMSVHLKTGVPPMAKRGTVGEMRFEAIGDDELTEGELREWIDEIESATHASSEGFVELQGEGMTIVQFGEYRIALARPPFADGLEITAVRPIAETELSDYDYAEDLRERLLDHQRGVLVAGAPGAGKSTLAAAVAEFLADSGFSVKTMEKPRDLQVSPDVTQYTELDGQMENTADSLLMVRPDYTIYDEVRKTEDFSVFSDMRLAGVGMVGVVHATRAIDALGRLVGRVELGMIPQVVDTVVFVEAGNVATVYDVQTEVKVPEGLMEEDLARPVIQVRDFETGRPEYEIYSFNRQVVTVPVGDAESEDSGVDKIAKQEIEREIRSVARGSCEVDLKNQNTAVVYVEEADISTVIGKGGGRITDIENRLGIDIDVRTFDERPGGRSGGGGSSGGASGAGGSNGGSGAGDIVTPEITARHVVIPMEGHAGETVEVQADGEYLFTATVSRGGEVQVSRGSAIAEELEQAIDRGRQVTVAPS, translated from the coding sequence ATGACTATCGTCCCGGACACGAGCGCGGTCATCGACGGTCGCGTGTCCGAACGAGCGGCGAGCGGTGGGCTCTCCGGCGAGACGGTCGCGATCCCCGAGGCGGTCGTCGCCGAACTCGAAGCCCAGGCCAACGACGGCCAAGAGACAGGCTGGGAGGGGCTCGACGAGCTCCAGCGACTCGCCGACCTCGCCGACGACGGCGAGATCGAGATCGAATACATCGGCCGACGACCCGAAGCGAGCGAGCGCCACAGCGCCAACGAGGGGAGCGTCGACGCGCTCATCCGCGACCTCGCGGCCGAGCACGAGGCGACGCTGCTCACGAGCGACGAGGTCCAGGGCGAGGTCGCCCGCGCCACCGGGCTCGCCGTCGAGTACGTCGAACCCGAGATCCGCGAGGTCGAGACGCTGTCGATCGAGGAGTTCTTCGACGACGAGACGATGAGCGTCCATCTCAAGACGGGCGTTCCGCCGATGGCCAAGCGCGGCACGGTCGGCGAGATGCGTTTCGAGGCAATCGGTGACGACGAACTCACCGAGGGCGAACTCCGCGAATGGATCGACGAGATCGAGAGCGCGACACACGCCTCCAGCGAGGGGTTCGTCGAGCTCCAGGGCGAGGGGATGACGATCGTTCAGTTCGGCGAGTACCGGATCGCGCTCGCGCGCCCACCGTTCGCCGACGGACTGGAGATCACGGCAGTCCGCCCGATCGCCGAAACCGAACTGTCGGACTACGACTACGCCGAGGACCTCCGCGAGCGCCTGCTCGACCACCAGCGCGGCGTGCTCGTCGCCGGCGCGCCCGGTGCGGGGAAATCGACGCTTGCGGCTGCGGTCGCCGAGTTCCTCGCCGATTCGGGCTTCTCGGTGAAGACGATGGAGAAGCCGCGCGACCTGCAGGTAAGTCCCGACGTGACCCAGTACACCGAACTCGACGGGCAGATGGAGAACACGGCCGATTCGCTGTTGATGGTCCGACCCGATTACACCATCTACGACGAAGTGAGGAAGACCGAGGACTTCTCGGTGTTTTCGGACATGCGCCTCGCGGGCGTCGGGATGGTCGGCGTCGTCCACGCGACACGGGCGATCGACGCGCTCGGACGACTGGTCGGTCGTGTCGAGCTGGGCATGATTCCCCAAGTCGTCGACACTGTAGTGTTCGTCGAGGCCGGCAACGTTGCCACCGTCTACGACGTCCAGACTGAGGTCAAAGTCCCCGAGGGGCTGATGGAGGAGGACCTCGCGCGACCCGTCATCCAGGTCCGTGACTTCGAGACGGGTCGTCCGGAGTACGAGATCTACAGCTTCAACCGGCAGGTCGTTACTGTCCCTGTGGGCGACGCCGAGAGCGAGGACAGCGGCGTGGACAAGATCGCAAAGCAGGAGATCGAGCGGGAGATCCGATCGGTCGCGCGCGGGAGCTGCGAGGTCGATCTCAAGAACCAGAACACCGCCGTCGTCTACGTCGAGGAAGCCGACATCTCGACGGTGATCGGCAAGGGCGGCGGGCGCATCACCGACATCGAGAACAGGCTCGGCATCGACATCGACGTGCGAACGTTCGACGAGCGTCCGGGCGGCCGATCCGGCGGCGGTGGATCGAGCGGCGGCGCGAGCGGTGCTGGTGGCAGCAATGGCGGCAGCGGTGCGGGCGATATCGTCACGCCCGAGATCACCGCCCGGCACGTCGTCATTCCGATGGAGGGTCACGCGGGCGAGACGGTCGAAGTCCAGGCCGATGGCGAGTATCTGTTCACGGCGACGGTCTCGCGCGGCGGTGAGGTGCAGGTTTCTCGCGGGAGCGCCATCGCTGAGGAGCTGGAGCAGGCGATCGATCGCGGGCGGCAGGTCACGGTCGCGCCGTCGTAG
- a CDS encoding M20 family metallopeptidase — protein MSAVTELTRELVAIPSHDDETEAGGFIERWLHSETDAAVTRDEIGNVIARRGSDGESLAFVGHHDVVPPDDEQIDEDEYVVEERDGRLHGRGTADMKGAVAAAMCAFRDSEVPRTSKSRAQPDGANPAIELVFASFVGEEIGGEGARHAIDQGFAPDCAIVGEGSTGYSAAGVTDVAIAHKGRRASTITARGTAAHASEPEAGENAIYRAGEAVDTIRGLDGPSAEVFGEDVEGSVVVTEIEGGSAWNVLPESCSVTVDERTVPGERAPLSRVESEGVGWVVDQDLPPMACDDQTFARQVLSAADGAQSGDPELVTKPHATDAGWLAEAGVTCVVCGPAEPGEAHTSAESVSLDVLDRCYDIYRGVASGGEN, from the coding sequence ATGTCCGCCGTCACGGAGCTCACTCGCGAACTCGTTGCGATCCCGAGTCACGACGACGAGACCGAAGCGGGCGGTTTCATCGAGCGCTGGCTCCACAGCGAGACCGACGCCGCCGTCACCCGCGACGAGATCGGCAACGTCATCGCCAGACGTGGGAGTGATGGGGAGTCGCTCGCGTTCGTCGGCCATCACGACGTGGTGCCGCCCGACGACGAACAGATCGACGAAGACGAGTACGTCGTCGAGGAGCGCGACGGACGACTCCACGGCCGCGGGACGGCGGATATGAAAGGTGCTGTCGCAGCTGCGATGTGCGCCTTTCGTGATAGCGAGGTGCCACGCACCTCGAAGAGTCGGGCACAGCCCGACGGCGCGAATCCCGCTATCGAACTCGTCTTCGCCAGTTTCGTCGGCGAGGAGATCGGCGGCGAAGGCGCACGCCACGCGATCGATCAAGGATTTGCACCCGACTGCGCCATCGTCGGCGAAGGCTCGACGGGGTATTCGGCAGCCGGCGTGACGGACGTCGCGATCGCGCACAAGGGCCGTCGCGCCAGCACCATCACCGCCCGTGGGACCGCCGCACACGCGAGCGAACCCGAGGCCGGCGAGAACGCCATCTACCGGGCGGGCGAGGCGGTCGATACGATCCGAGGGTTGGATGGGCCAAGCGCCGAGGTGTTCGGCGAGGACGTGGAGGGAAGTGTCGTCGTCACCGAAATCGAGGGCGGGTCGGCGTGGAACGTACTTCCCGAATCCTGCTCGGTGACGGTCGACGAGCGCACGGTGCCGGGCGAGCGCGCACCGCTCTCGCGAGTCGAGAGCGAAGGCGTCGGGTGGGTCGTCGATCAGGACCTCCCGCCGATGGCCTGCGACGACCAGACGTTCGCCCGGCAGGTTCTCTCGGCCGCTGACGGCGCACAGAGCGGTGACCCCGAACTGGTGACGAAGCCACACGCGACCGATGCAGGCTGGCTCGCCGAGGCGGGAGTCACCTGTGTAGTCTGTGGCCCCGCGGAACCGGGCGAGGCGCACACGAGCGCGGAGAGCGTCTCGCTCGACGTGCTGGATCGGTGTTACGACATCTACCGGGGCGTGGCGTCGGGAGGCGAGAATTGA
- a CDS encoding carboxypeptidase M32, whose amino-acid sequence MATDATQTAAHEELLDRYERISNIEGAAGILNWDQEVMMPEGGTPARSAQLSALSATSHELLTEEAMGEALDAAESAELTDEEDAAVREIRRQYERATRVPTELVEEISRTTSEALPVWKEAKAEDDFSKFAPVLEELIDLKRDYAEQIDPDRPAYEVLFEDYEPYLGLDTAERILERLREELVPLIDAVGESDVELASPFAGQFDPDTQEALTRDALDTLGYDWDRGRLDTAPHPFSMGTTFDARVTTRYEDDDMLGALTSTIHEFGHATYTQGLPDEEYGSPLGENRNLSVHESQSRFWENHVGRSESFWSLFLPHVREQFPELDGVTPRDAYEAANRVYDDNPIRIEADELTYHMHIVLRFEIERELIEGDLDVSEVPKVWNDRMEEYLGVRPDTDAEGCLQDIHWSHGSFGYFPTYSLGSVLAAQLYASADEEIDDLDGQIEAGEFGPLHEWLTENVHQHGKRYTTPDLIEEATGEAFTADYFLDYASEKYGALYDL is encoded by the coding sequence ATGGCAACCGACGCCACGCAGACCGCTGCCCACGAGGAACTCCTCGATCGCTACGAACGCATCTCGAACATCGAGGGCGCTGCGGGGATCCTCAACTGGGATCAGGAGGTGATGATGCCCGAGGGCGGCACGCCCGCGCGCTCAGCGCAGCTCTCGGCGCTGTCGGCGACGAGCCACGAACTCCTCACCGAGGAGGCGATGGGCGAGGCGCTCGATGCGGCCGAGAGCGCGGAGCTCACGGACGAGGAGGACGCCGCCGTCCGCGAGATCCGCCGCCAGTACGAGCGCGCGACGCGCGTTCCCACCGAGCTCGTCGAGGAGATCTCGCGAACCACGAGCGAGGCGCTGCCGGTCTGGAAGGAGGCCAAAGCCGAGGACGATTTCTCGAAGTTCGCGCCCGTCCTGGAGGAACTAATCGATCTCAAGCGCGACTACGCCGAGCAGATCGACCCCGACCGGCCGGCCTACGAGGTGCTGTTCGAGGACTACGAACCCTACCTCGGGCTCGACACCGCCGAGCGGATCCTGGAGCGCCTGCGCGAGGAGCTCGTTCCGCTCATCGACGCTGTAGGTGAGAGCGATGTCGAACTCGCTAGTCCGTTCGCGGGTCAGTTCGATCCCGACACGCAGGAAGCACTCACGCGCGACGCGCTCGATACGTTGGGCTACGACTGGGACCGGGGTCGCCTCGACACCGCTCCGCATCCGTTCTCGATGGGCACCACCTTCGACGCGCGCGTGACGACGCGCTACGAGGACGACGACATGCTCGGCGCGCTCACGAGCACGATCCACGAGTTCGGCCACGCGACCTACACACAGGGGCTGCCCGACGAGGAGTACGGGAGTCCGCTCGGCGAGAACCGGAACCTCTCGGTCCACGAATCCCAGTCGCGATTCTGGGAGAACCACGTCGGTCGCTCGGAGTCGTTCTGGTCGCTGTTTCTGCCCCACGTCCGCGAGCAGTTCCCGGAACTCGACGGCGTGACGCCCCGCGACGCCTACGAGGCCGCCAATCGCGTCTACGATGACAACCCCATCCGGATCGAGGCCGACGAACTGACCTACCACATGCATATCGTCCTCCGATTCGAGATCGAGCGCGAGCTCATCGAGGGTGATCTCGACGTGAGCGAGGTCCCCAAAGTCTGGAACGACAGGATGGAGGAGTATCTCGGGGTCCGGCCCGACACCGACGCCGAGGGCTGTCTCCAGGACATCCACTGGTCGCACGGCTCGTTCGGCTATTTCCCGACGTACTCGCTCGGCAGCGTGCTCGCGGCCCAGTTGTACGCGAGCGCCGACGAGGAAATCGACGATCTCGACGGACAGATCGAGGCGGGCGAGTTCGGCCCGCTCCACGAGTGGCTCACCGAGAACGTCCATCAGCACGGTAAACGCTATACGACGCCCGATCTCATCGAAGAAGCCACCGGCGAAGCGTTCACTGCCGACTACTTTCTCGACTACGCGAGCGAAAAATACGGCGCGCTGTACGATCTCTGA
- a CDS encoding HVO_0416 family zinc finger protein encodes MATASNENDIDDFLSGRGHETDSPGWEESYNKKQCPDCGGLHETDASTCSVCGWSPRAD; translated from the coding sequence ATGGCAACCGCATCGAACGAGAACGACATCGACGATTTTCTCTCGGGACGTGGTCACGAGACCGACTCGCCGGGGTGGGAGGAGAGCTACAACAAAAAGCAGTGTCCCGACTGCGGCGGCCTTCACGAGACGGACGCGAGCACGTGTTCGGTCTGTGGCTGGTCGCCGCGGGCCGACTAA
- a CDS encoding DUF7533 family protein codes for MGILNTVGLVLTLAFALPVALLGVNLVVSGRTVTGIALCVVAVLMVALKQYVTTPDDVPTAAAEKTVSAVVKDEEN; via the coding sequence GTGGGCATCCTCAACACGGTCGGCCTCGTCCTGACGCTCGCCTTCGCGCTCCCGGTCGCACTGCTCGGCGTGAACCTCGTCGTCTCGGGACGAACAGTAACCGGCATCGCGCTCTGTGTCGTCGCCGTCCTGATGGTCGCGCTGAAACAGTACGTCACGACGCCCGACGACGTGCCGACAGCCGCGGCCGAAAAGACCGTGAGCGCGGTCGTGAAGGACGAGGAGAACTAG
- a CDS encoding UvrD-helicase domain-containing protein — MSTDSHVTRLFGGPGSGKTTALLDRVEEILDQPGVTVDDILVVSYTRAAATEIRERLAERLDVSPRSLKGNVSTMHAKAYSLLNLSSGDVVGENDKKEFCESYGLEFEDEYEGSRRRSARSTTIGNKVIATSQWLQRTTRDVADWYDVPFQWNDEEVRLPPDIDENAQQGNKYTPTWPSDDDRIDVPEAVRAWRTHKGEAGKVGFADMLERVEQRSLLPSVDYLVIDEFQDITTLQYSVYEEWKPHVERALIAGDDDQVVYAWQGADPQLLLEEGGEDVILDTSYRLPSRVLNVVNREIRHIENRQEKNLRPRIEGGSVEAVETPSMLDLVRNVRSTVENTDETAMILFRARYQLFQFMDEFIGEGIPFRALTDQRMWTDRLADYVNAVEKSAAGESITGLEARRLADMLADTAFGTNNRDALYDAIDERQEEAGVEDLTDLVIDPDLVKEHAPFMPGPASAEDMLRKTSQFQKKSVKAYFAGDYQDVERDRVRVGTIHSAKGREADHVFVATDLTEKVVEQMAASVDDTAGVPGGEFNKGTDPVPMLTDNERRVFYVGMSRARERLVLLEDLVSGAPTLPVDVLLDNEPSGVTIEDVLAETEAPAAD, encoded by the coding sequence ATGTCCACCGATTCGCATGTCACCCGACTGTTCGGCGGGCCGGGCAGCGGGAAGACGACGGCGCTGCTCGATCGCGTCGAGGAGATCCTCGATCAACCCGGCGTGACCGTCGACGACATCCTCGTGGTATCGTACACCCGGGCGGCCGCCACCGAGATCCGCGAGCGCCTCGCCGAGCGCCTCGACGTGAGCCCGCGCTCGCTCAAGGGCAACGTCTCGACGATGCACGCGAAGGCGTACAGTCTTCTCAACCTTTCGAGCGGTGATGTCGTCGGCGAGAACGACAAAAAGGAGTTCTGCGAGTCCTACGGGCTGGAGTTCGAGGACGAGTACGAGGGCTCGCGCCGCCGGAGCGCGCGCTCGACCACCATCGGTAACAAGGTCATCGCCACGAGCCAGTGGCTCCAGCGCACCACGAGGGACGTCGCCGACTGGTACGACGTCCCCTTCCAGTGGAACGACGAGGAAGTGCGTCTCCCGCCCGACATCGACGAGAACGCACAGCAGGGCAACAAGTACACGCCGACCTGGCCGAGCGACGACGACCGCATCGACGTCCCCGAGGCGGTCCGTGCGTGGCGAACGCACAAGGGCGAGGCGGGCAAGGTCGGCTTCGCGGACATGCTCGAACGGGTCGAGCAGCGCTCGCTGCTGCCGAGCGTCGACTACCTCGTCATCGACGAGTTTCAGGACATCACCACGCTCCAGTATTCGGTCTACGAGGAGTGGAAACCACACGTCGAGCGCGCGCTCATCGCCGGCGACGACGATCAGGTCGTCTACGCCTGGCAGGGCGCTGACCCACAGCTCCTGCTCGAAGAGGGTGGCGAGGACGTTATCCTCGACACCTCTTATCGTCTCCCGTCGCGCGTGCTCAACGTGGTCAATCGGGAGATCCGCCACATCGAGAACCGTCAAGAGAAAAACCTCAGACCGCGGATCGAGGGCGGGAGCGTCGAGGCCGTCGAGACACCGTCGATGCTCGATCTCGTCCGCAATGTCCGTTCGACGGTCGAGAACACCGACGAGACGGCGATGATACTCTTCCGTGCGCGCTACCAGCTTTTCCAGTTCATGGACGAATTCATCGGCGAGGGAATCCCCTTCCGCGCGCTCACCGACCAGCGGATGTGGACCGATCGACTGGCCGACTACGTCAACGCCGTCGAGAAATCCGCCGCTGGCGAGTCGATCACGGGCCTCGAAGCCCGCCGACTCGCCGACATGCTCGCCGACACGGCCTTCGGGACGAACAACCGCGACGCGCTCTACGACGCGATCGACGAGCGACAGGAGGAAGCGGGTGTCGAGGACCTCACCGATCTCGTCATCGATCCCGATCTCGTCAAAGAGCACGCGCCGTTCATGCCCGGCCCGGCGTCGGCCGAGGACATGCTCAGAAAGACCTCGCAGTTCCAGAAGAAGTCGGTAAAGGCCTACTTCGCGGGCGATTATCAGGACGTCGAGCGCGATCGCGTTCGCGTCGGAACCATCCACTCGGCGAAGGGCCGCGAGGCCGACCACGTCTTCGTCGCGACGGATCTCACCGAGAAGGTCGTCGAGCAGATGGCCGCCTCGGTCGACGACACGGCGGGCGTGCCGGGCGGGGAGTTCAACAAGGGCACCGACCCGGTGCCGATGCTCACCGACAACGAGCGCCGCGTGTTCTACGTCGGGATGAGCCGCGCGCGCGAGCGACTCGTCCTCCTCGAAGACCTCGTGAGCGGCGCGCCGACGCTCCCGGTCGACGTGCTGCTCGACAACGAACCGAGCGGCGTCACGATCGAGGACGTGCTCGCCGAGACCGAAGCGCCCGCCGCCGACTAG
- a CDS encoding riboflavin synthase, whose product MFTGIVETTGEVQDVREEESGRRIRVATDLSGLEHGDSIAVDGTCLTVEETGETIELFCSAETLARTTLSAVEPGDALNLERPLAADGRLDGHFVQGHVDATTELVDIEQVGEDWEFTFSLPDDIAHYVVEKGSITVDGISLTVAELDEDRFSVAVIPTTYELTTMNELAPGDGVNIEVDVIAKYVDRLLDGHR is encoded by the coding sequence ATGTTCACCGGCATCGTCGAGACGACGGGCGAGGTGCAGGACGTGCGCGAGGAGGAGAGCGGGCGGCGCATCCGGGTCGCGACCGATCTCTCGGGGCTCGAACACGGCGACTCGATCGCCGTCGACGGCACCTGTCTGACCGTCGAGGAGACGGGCGAAACCATCGAGCTGTTCTGCTCGGCCGAGACGCTCGCGCGGACGACGCTCTCGGCGGTCGAGCCGGGCGACGCGCTCAATCTCGAACGCCCGCTCGCCGCCGACGGCCGGCTCGACGGTCACTTCGTCCAGGGCCACGTCGATGCGACCACCGAACTCGTCGACATCGAGCAGGTCGGCGAGGACTGGGAGTTCACGTTCTCGCTGCCCGACGACATCGCACACTACGTCGTCGAAAAGGGGTCGATCACCGTCGACGGGATCAGCCTCACCGTGGCGGAACTCGACGAGGACCGCTTCTCGGTGGCCGTGATCCCGACGACTTACGAACTGACGACGATGAACGAGCTGGCACCCGGCGACGGCGTGAACATCGAAGTCGACGTGATCGCGAAATACGTCGACCGATTGCTCGACGGCCACCGCTGA